From the genome of Thermus oshimai DSM 12092:
GGAGTTGAGCCGGATCTTCCAAAGCTCCCGCCCAGTCCTGGCATCGAAAGCCCGGAAGTAGCGGTCATTGGTACCGCCCATGAAGACTAGGCCCCCACCCGTGGTCAGGACCGAACCCCAGTTCGGTGACTGGAAGGTCACGGTCCAGACCTTACGCATGGTATTCAGATCCCAGGCTTGGAGCTCGCCGATATGATCGGCTCCCTCACGCACATAGAGCTCTGTACGCGCCCCTGTGTAGCTTTGTCCAGGCTGATAGCGGACTTCTACAGCCTCCATCCGCCCGCACAGGTTCTCGTTGGCCGGGATGTAGAGGAGACCGGTCTTGGGGTTGAAGGCGGCGTAGGGCCAATCCTTACCCCCCCAAAGCGAGGGGCAGAAGTCGACCTTTTGCCCAAGGTTGGGCTTGTGGGCCGGGTCGTAGGTAGGGCGGCCAGAAGTGGGGTCGATCTGGGTAAAGACGTTTTGGAAGACGTAAGGCTTAGCATCAAGGAACTTAAGCTCGCCCCCCGTACGCTCAAGAAGCCATAGGTAACCGTTACGCCCAGGGTGGACTGCCGCCTTGACCGTGCGCCCACCTCGGGTGACATCGACCAGGAGCGGTGGGTCGACCTCATCCCAGTCCCAGGAGTCGTTCCAGTGGTACTGGAAGTAGGTCTTGATTGCCCCGGTGTCCAGATCCAGTCCGACCACCGAGGTGGTGTAGAGGTTGTCCCCGGGGCGCAGGTCACCAATCCAGGGGCCGCCGTTGCCGGTACCCCAGTAGGTGACGTTGGTCTCCGGATCGTAGGTGCCAGTAATCCAGATCGAAGCGGCCCCCCGCTGCCAGGTGTCCCCAGGCCAGGTCTCATTACCCGGTTCACCGGGGCCAGGGATGGTATAGGTCTTCCAGAGGCTCCGGCCGGTGTTGGCATCGAAGGCCTGGATGAAGCCGCGGATCCCCAGCTCGCCCCCAGAAACTCCCACCAAGATCTTCCCCTTAGCAGCCAGGGGAGCTAGGGTCATGTAGTAGCCGGTCTGGTAGTCCTCAACCTTCTGCTCCCAGACCACCTTCCCGGTCACAGCATCTAGGGCCACCAAGAAACAGTCGGGCGTGGCCACATAGACCTTGTCTCCGTAGAGGGCTACCCCGCGGTTGGTTGGGTGAAGCTGGCGGAGATCCTGGGGGA
Proteins encoded in this window:
- a CDS encoding PQQ-dependent dehydrogenase, methanol/ethanol family, whose product is MPKFWWFGVFFALLGTAASAQIYSPVTDQRLLNPEPGNWLMVRRTYNGWGYSPLEQITPLNVANLVPVWTYSTGTGTAPLEGLETAPIVNNGIMFITTDRAKVIALNARTGEKFWEYQRQLPQDLRQLHPTNRGVALYGDKVYVATPDCFLVALDAVTGKVVWEQKVEDYQTGYYMTLAPLAAKGKILVGVSGGELGIRGFIQAFDANTGRSLWKTYTIPGPGEPGNETWPGDTWQRGAASIWITGTYDPETNVTYWGTGNGGPWIGDLRPGDNLYTTSVVGLDLDTGAIKTYFQYHWNDSWDWDEVDPPLLVDVTRGGRTVKAAVHPGRNGYLWLLERTGGELKFLDAKPYVFQNVFTQIDPTSGRPTYDPAHKPNLGQKVDFCPSLWGGKDWPYAAFNPKTGLLYIPANENLCGRMEAVEVRYQPGQSYTGARTELYVREGADHIGELQAWDLNTMRKVWTVTFQSPNWGSVLTTGGGLVFMGGTNDRYFRAFDARTGRELWKIRLNSGVIAPPVSYEVDGVQYIAVAAGWGIDAERMQGRLAQVLGWDPNVPKGGVIWVFALRDRVR